Below is a window of Drosophila miranda strain MSH22 chromosome 3, D.miranda_PacBio2.1, whole genome shotgun sequence DNA.
CGAAGAGGATCATACTTGGTCGGCGAAAGACGTTGATAAGGGGAATCTACATGATACTGCATCGTTAGATAACTGTAGAAAGCTCATAAAAAGAGTCATTACCAAAAAGCCCATAGCAAGAATAGTTCCCAAGGCATTCAGAGCAGAGATAATCAGATCGGGGTTTGTCGACCTGCCGAATCGGCCCATCATTGCACTGAGGATAACCAGGAAGGTGTAAAACAGATAGCTGTTGTACAGGAAGGGAACGATCTGAACAATCTTCACGACGCCCGTCCAGGAGAAGCCGCGATCGTGCAGAGTCGTCAGCAGGTTGATGGTCAGGGGAACCACGTAAAAGATGAGCGTCCAAGTTATAACGTAGGCGGATCGCAGGCCGTAGTAAGTTATTCCAATGCCGAGAATGGCCAGGACAATCGCGTGTCCATGCAGCACCATTTGCAGTTGATGGGCAAAGGAAATCTTCTCctgaaacaaaaaatacatgTATTTAGTCCCAAACATATATGAATGGTAATCTAATCTACTTACACTCCGTTGCAGCTTCAAGTAGATGAACGAGGGCAAACTAAGTCCGAGGAGACTGGGGAACACATATATGCCGATCATCAGCGCCGGAGTGGCGAAGTAGGTGAGAGAGAGGCCGTACATGTCGAACAAATACGCGACCACAACGGGCATTCCCAGGCCGAGCACAAAGCCAATGATCTGTACCACCAAAATCAGGATGAACAAGCCAACAATGTGGCCTGTGGAGACATTGGAGACACTCGCTGTGCGCCAGACTGACACAAAGATCAGGACAATGGTAGCTCCAGCCACGGCATAGTTGAGGATCACACCAGTGCTCTGCGAGTAGCTGATGAAGTACAGTCCCAGGACGTCGAAGAAGACGGCGTGTCCCGAGGCGTATGCCTGATATAAGTTCAAATATATAAGGAGAATTTTCTCGGTTGGGCTGGATCAACTTACCTCCGGATCATGCAACTCTGTGGCATTAGAGAGGCCGCGGACCAAGCTGAGAACATTCTCACCCGTGTTCTGAATAGAAGTGCGTGGAATGACATCGAAGCGATCGTACTTGGTGTGATACGTGTAGCCGTTGATGCACTGGGCTATATCCAGACCTAGAGCAAGGAATCGAATATATTTGTCGTCATTTAGTTGCAAGTTTTTcggttgctgttgttgctgtcatTCTTACCGACGAGTTTACTATATTTTGTAAATATGGTGAAGTCCGTGTCTGAGGGCAGGATACCTGTTTGGAAAATTTCCTCAGCCATGGTGGTCGCGAATGGATGCTTGGCATTCTTCTTGTAGTACTGCAATATGGAAAATCGAGGTATAGAATCGTTGCATCAGATGGCAGCGGCTTCAGGGCTGCTTACGTTTACAAGCCAGGGATGGTTGGGTCCAGTCTGGAAGAGAATCTCGCGACCTCCGCTGCCAGCTGCATCCAAATTGATGAGTACCCTGTAACGTGGGGAGTCGTCTGTGTTATTGATTGCTCTGTTAGCTTGGGACTCGTGTTGCATTGCTTACGTGCACTTGGAGGCCCATTTGTGTTGGGTGATGAAGCCGTGGGAGGCTTGTAGGGGATTCTCCTCGGCACCGTTGAGCAGAAAGACAATTGGATGCTCGAAGGTTTGCTTGGTAGAGGACATCACGCGGAGCACCTCCAGGATTGTGACAACCATTTGACCAGCATCGCCGGCCGAAGGGCTAGTGGGCTTTGAGTCGAAGTGGGAGTTGACCAGGAGGTAGGTGTCGCTGGTCGAGTTCTTGGGGCTCAGCTTAACGACGATATTCTGCACCGCCTGGTACATGTTGACCATAGTCCAATGAATGTAGGAGCCGGAGACAATCTGGAGGTCAATTTCAATGTCAAAGTACTCGTCCAGGACATTTGCCTCAATCAGCGCTAATTCTTTGAGCAGGAACTGTACGGTCTTGTTCTCATTTCCATCGCTGCCCACCACTTTGGGTCCGATTTTGTCAAATTCGTACAGATTACCCTGTGCACGCTCGGCAATAAACACACCCTTGGAGGCATCCTCGATGGTCATGGCCGCAGGCAGGCGGTAGAAGAGTGGCACCACTACGGCAAAGAAGAGGAGCAGCCAAAACAGAAGGAAGCCGCTGGCCATGTACCAGGGACCTCTGGAGGTCTGCTCCTGTTTCCTGGCATTCTTCGGCGACAGCAAACCAGCCTCGACGGGTTCGTCAGAAATCTGCAAGAGAAATATCGCCGAATATTTAGTGGAAACGGAAAATGTCAGTTTTCCAAGTGTCCCTTACAAGCTTGTCCTTGTCACCCATTTCCCTTTTCTGTAGCTACAGCTCTGCACACTGAACCCTCCAGAATAGGACTAGTTGGCCTAAACCCAACGTCaattccttttatatccgCCAAAAACCAAGGGGACCCAATTGAATACTCCATGATACAAATGACTTTATTGTATGTGCTACGTTGATATGTGCTCATGGATGTATTTATATTAGGCTTTTTTGGATACTAGTCTCATCGAAACGAGGGTGGCTATAATGAAACCAGCTTTGTATGATGAGCAAAACGAAATTAATTTTCAAATAACGGGATAGTTTGCCATTACACCCATCCAGGCTTTCCTTTCTTGAATCCGGATAGCCATAGAAGAATATCCTGGGGAACTATATCCGAACAATAACCAAAAAAAATCCGTCATCCATTCTTAGAGGACTTTTCAAACAGCCCTCTTCTATAAGCAAGAGATTTATGTTTTTATAACCATTACTTGTATAATTGCTGATATCAATTGAATGACCTTATCTCAATCACCTCCGCTCCTTTCTTCACAGATAGGAGATCTTTATGGCTCTAAACCAGACCACCGCAACCTAACATCTATTGTTTCCTATTATATTCCGAgtatatacacacatacatacatacatatgtacgagtatttgcacATGTATGTAAATCATTTGGGGCCTGGCGAATATCTTCACATAGGCGAGGCATAAAATCAATTGGATACACGATTAACAAACTTTGAACAAATGTATGCATATTCCCTAATTGAGTTTATAAACTTGATAACCGATTTATGGCACTTATATCAGACACTTGAGCTAATCAAATGATGCACACACTTATTCGAATATATAAATTGTGTTATCATAATTGTACCTTGTGGACGGGCCCATTAAATCACTAATCACCGAAAGTCACCTCACCTCGCTCTCGAAAGAATCTAATCGCGTACGCAGGGCTCCCCACATCTCCGTTGGGCATGAACAATCCAACTGAGATGTGATCTCTCTCagcctcatcatcatcaccatGGGCGATGCTTATTCGACTATTTAATCTGGAATTTCGTGGGCTCTCTGTGTTTATTTTAAGCTTTTTATAAGAGCCTATACATTTCTTGTAGCTGTGCTCTCTATCATAGACACTCTACATATATACTACGAG
It encodes the following:
- the LOC108160910 gene encoding endoplasmic reticulum metallopeptidase 1 isoform X1 — protein: MWGALRTRLDSFESEISDEPVEAGLLSPKNARKQEQTSRGPWYMASGFLLFWLLLFFAVVVPLFYRLPAAMTIEDASKGVFIAERAQGNLYEFDKIGPKVVGSDGNENKTVQFLLKELALIEANVLDEYFDIEIDLQIVSGSYIHWTMVNMYQAVQNIVVKLSPKNSTSDTYLLVNSHFDSKPTSPSAGDAGQMVVTILEVLRVMSSTKQTFEHPIVFLLNGAEENPLQASHGFITQHKWASKCTVLINLDAAGSGGREILFQTGPNHPWLVNYYKKNAKHPFATTMAEEIFQTGILPSDTDFTIFTKYSKLVGLDIAQCINGYTYHTKYDRFDVIPRTSIQNTGENVLSLVRGLSNATELHDPEAYASGHAVFFDVLGLYFISYSQSTGVILNYAVAGATIVLIFVSVWRTASVSNVSTGHIVGLFILILVVQIIGFVLGLGMPVVVAYLFDMYGLSLTYFATPALMIGIYVFPSLLGLSLPSFIYLKLQRSEKISFAHQLQMVLHGHAIVLAILGIGITYYGLRSAYVITWTLIFYVVPLTINLLTTLHDRGFSWTGVVKIVQIVPFLYNSYLFYTFLVILSAMMGRFGRSTNPDLIISALNALGTILAMGFLIPLINVFRRPSMILFALLAVSALSIYTASSTQLGFPYRPKTNVERVPYLQVRRTFYEYDGSVSKEDSGYLFNFQDRRGPAPLKGTKANLTGLVSIEADCAKYMMCGYPLYDHRWVKNRLKGMWLPRETPVETPSVPTFELLNKTVLEDGKTVRFEFRAEVTDHTSVFIQPYEDVAVTNWSFPIDYIGQQTTYHIYFAHGKDNTALSFFIELYKPDGDFDVPVCQVGVSHHFIGDEGDELSQKFAKSFPSYAALVQWPTSYRQFTY
- the LOC108160910 gene encoding endoplasmic reticulum metallopeptidase 1 isoform X2: MGDKDKLISDEPVEAGLLSPKNARKQEQTSRGPWYMASGFLLFWLLLFFAVVVPLFYRLPAAMTIEDASKGVFIAERAQGNLYEFDKIGPKVVGSDGNENKTVQFLLKELALIEANVLDEYFDIEIDLQIVSGSYIHWTMVNMYQAVQNIVVKLSPKNSTSDTYLLVNSHFDSKPTSPSAGDAGQMVVTILEVLRVMSSTKQTFEHPIVFLLNGAEENPLQASHGFITQHKWASKCTVLINLDAAGSGGREILFQTGPNHPWLVNYYKKNAKHPFATTMAEEIFQTGILPSDTDFTIFTKYSKLVGLDIAQCINGYTYHTKYDRFDVIPRTSIQNTGENVLSLVRGLSNATELHDPEAYASGHAVFFDVLGLYFISYSQSTGVILNYAVAGATIVLIFVSVWRTASVSNVSTGHIVGLFILILVVQIIGFVLGLGMPVVVAYLFDMYGLSLTYFATPALMIGIYVFPSLLGLSLPSFIYLKLQRSEKISFAHQLQMVLHGHAIVLAILGIGITYYGLRSAYVITWTLIFYVVPLTINLLTTLHDRGFSWTGVVKIVQIVPFLYNSYLFYTFLVILSAMMGRFGRSTNPDLIISALNALGTILAMGFLIPLINVFRRPSMILFALLAVSALSIYTASSTQLGFPYRPKTNVERVPYLQVRRTFYEYDGSVSKEDSGYLFNFQDRRGPAPLKGTKANLTGLVSIEADCAKYMMCGYPLYDHRWVKNRLKGMWLPRETPVETPSVPTFELLNKTVLEDGKTVRFEFRAEVTDHTSVFIQPYEDVAVTNWSFPIDYIGQQTTYHIYFAHGKDNTALSFFIELYKPDGDFDVPVCQVGVSHHFIGDEGDELSQKFAKSFPSYAALVQWPTSYRQFTY